The following coding sequences lie in one Candidatus Eremiobacterota bacterium genomic window:
- the priA gene encoding primosomal protein N' produces MRSPRSDFVRVVDALAIIRSSRFDRPLTYDAGDLPLQVGDVVRVPLGSREAVAFVLSPVREVPLTEPPLKRVIERLPVPRAFDEVGLHLATFVAEHYLSTLGEALRAVVLADAVPRVRDSFLRGAQPNPRRHRSVPARLIRLIWEDLDDGFALETLLRHPEARRIGDRSALLGFIRSLVRAGALRRERRFITPRIGEYSVRVLDLGEAAIRGKKAEALVEFVRERPGVPRADAVLAGFSNAVIARALRAGAVREREIRPLARHRYHAPAQEALQPTPEQAQALSWIETALDKHEFAAALLYGVTASGKTMVYVDAIKRVVRDGGRAIVLVPEISLTPQTAQRFEAEFGERVAVLHSALSDRERFEAWQACARGEIDVVVGARSAVFAPLPRVRLIVVDEAHDPSYKQDVAPRYYAVAVARERMYYEGGVLVLGSATPSLESFAAALAGRIALLQLRRRATAQPLPDVRIVDMREEFQSGNRGIFSSALVQAIGERLRDGEKSVLFVNRRGSAGALVCRNCGDSPHCPRCSIALAVHRSERLLRCHYCDYREPLPRACPRCGLESIRELGIGTERVVDEVLRLFPQARVLRMDSDTTTRVGDHARILAEFEARGDVLVGTQMIAKGLDYPTVTLSGVVAADLGLCVPDFRAVERSFALIAQVCGRSGRMKRGDAVVQTYAPSHPAIHFAATHDYDGFAAVELQERAAAGFPPAQRLIYLGIIGRDRRRVAQTAQRYAALLRGSENVEVLGPAPYPVARVNNEWRYRLALRTRRPAQLRQMIRERILKVARADRQTRLAVNADP; encoded by the coding sequence TTGCGGAGCCCCCGGAGCGATTTCGTGCGCGTCGTTGACGCGCTTGCGATAATTCGTTCCTCGCGGTTCGATCGTCCGCTCACGTATGATGCCGGCGATTTGCCGTTGCAAGTTGGCGACGTCGTGCGCGTTCCGTTGGGCAGCCGTGAGGCCGTGGCGTTCGTCCTATCGCCCGTCCGCGAGGTGCCGCTCACGGAGCCGCCGCTCAAACGGGTCATCGAACGGCTCCCCGTGCCGCGCGCTTTCGACGAGGTGGGGTTGCACTTGGCCACGTTTGTAGCCGAGCATTATCTCAGCACGCTCGGCGAAGCTCTTCGTGCGGTTGTGCTCGCCGACGCGGTGCCGCGCGTGCGCGACTCATTCCTTCGCGGAGCGCAACCGAATCCGCGCCGGCATCGTTCGGTGCCTGCGCGATTGATACGTCTCATCTGGGAGGATTTGGACGACGGCTTTGCGCTCGAAACTCTTCTGCGCCATCCCGAAGCTCGGCGGATCGGCGATCGCTCCGCGTTACTAGGATTCATTCGCTCGTTGGTTCGTGCCGGCGCGCTGCGGCGGGAACGGCGTTTCATCACGCCGCGCATTGGCGAGTATTCAGTACGAGTGCTCGACCTCGGTGAGGCTGCCATCCGAGGTAAGAAGGCTGAAGCGCTCGTCGAGTTCGTACGCGAGCGTCCCGGCGTTCCGCGCGCTGATGCCGTGCTCGCCGGCTTCAGCAATGCCGTCATCGCGCGGGCCTTGCGCGCAGGTGCAGTGCGCGAACGCGAAATCCGGCCGCTTGCCCGTCACCGTTACCACGCGCCGGCGCAGGAGGCGCTGCAGCCTACGCCCGAGCAGGCGCAGGCGTTGAGTTGGATCGAGACTGCACTCGATAAGCACGAATTTGCAGCCGCCTTGCTCTACGGCGTTACCGCAAGCGGGAAGACGATGGTCTACGTCGACGCGATCAAACGCGTCGTTCGTGATGGCGGCCGTGCGATCGTGCTCGTACCTGAAATCTCGCTGACCCCGCAGACGGCGCAACGATTCGAAGCCGAGTTCGGCGAGCGCGTTGCCGTGCTGCACTCAGCGCTCTCCGACCGGGAGCGCTTCGAAGCGTGGCAAGCCTGTGCCCGCGGGGAGATCGACGTCGTCGTCGGCGCCCGCAGCGCCGTATTTGCACCGTTGCCGCGCGTGCGACTGATCGTCGTCGACGAAGCACACGATCCTTCGTACAAACAAGACGTAGCGCCGCGCTACTACGCCGTCGCCGTCGCGCGAGAACGCATGTACTACGAGGGCGGCGTGCTCGTTCTCGGCAGCGCCACCCCCTCGTTGGAGAGCTTCGCCGCAGCGTTGGCAGGAAGGATCGCGTTGCTCCAGCTACGCCGGCGCGCGACGGCTCAACCGCTTCCAGACGTGCGGATCGTCGATATGCGTGAGGAATTTCAAAGCGGCAATCGCGGTATCTTTAGCAGCGCTCTGGTTCAAGCGATCGGCGAGCGGTTGCGCGATGGCGAAAAGAGCGTGCTTTTTGTGAATCGGCGCGGCAGCGCTGGGGCGCTGGTCTGCCGTAACTGTGGAGACTCCCCGCACTGCCCCCGCTGCAGCATCGCTCTGGCCGTTCACCGAAGCGAGAGATTGTTGCGCTGTCACTACTGTGACTATCGTGAGCCCCTTCCGCGCGCCTGTCCGAGATGCGGGTTAGAGAGTATACGCGAGCTCGGGATCGGCACCGAACGCGTCGTGGACGAGGTGCTTCGGCTCTTTCCGCAGGCGCGGGTATTGCGGATGGATTCGGATACGACGACGCGTGTCGGCGATCACGCGCGTATTCTTGCGGAGTTTGAAGCGCGAGGTGACGTCTTGGTGGGAACCCAGATGATTGCGAAGGGGCTCGATTATCCGACGGTAACGCTGAGCGGAGTGGTCGCGGCAGATCTCGGGCTTTGCGTTCCCGATTTCCGTGCCGTCGAGCGCAGCTTTGCGCTCATCGCCCAAGTATGCGGACGAAGCGGGCGGATGAAGCGCGGCGATGCGGTCGTGCAGACATACGCGCCGAGTCATCCGGCGATTCATTTCGCCGCAACTCACGACTACGACGGCTTCGCCGCGGTCGAACTTCAGGAACGCGCCGCCGCCGGCTTTCCGCCCGCCCAGCGCCTGATTTATCTCGGCATTATCGGGCGCGACCGTCGCCGAGTCGCGCAGACGGCGCAACGCTATGCTGCACTGTTGCGGGGCAGCGAGAACGTCGAAGTCCTTGGTCCCGCGCCCTATCCCGTGGCGCGAGTCAATAACGAATGGCGCTACCGATTAGCGCTGCGGACGCGCCGCCCGGCGCAGCTGAGGCAGATGATTCGCGAGCGGATATTGAAAGTCGCGCGCGCCGATCGTCAGACTCGATTGGCGGTCAACGCCGATCCCTAG
- the rpsT gene encoding 30S ribosomal protein S20: MPNIKAAEKWVLQSEKRALRNKGVKSRLKTLYRSAADSKETQAAAQVESAFDKAAAKGVIHPNKAARKKARLAQALRRGATTVAKSKGRSSRKK, encoded by the coding sequence GTGCCGAACATCAAAGCCGCCGAAAAGTGGGTCCTTCAGTCCGAAAAGCGCGCCCTTCGTAATAAGGGGGTTAAGAGCCGACTCAAGACGCTCTATCGAAGCGCTGCCGATTCAAAGGAGACGCAAGCAGCGGCGCAGGTCGAGAGCGCGTTCGATAAGGCTGCGGCCAAAGGCGTGATCCATCCCAACAAGGCGGCGCGCAAGAAAGCGCGGCTGGCCCAAGCGCTGCGGCGCGGCGCCACGACGGTCGCCAAGTCCAAGGGGCGCTCTAGCCGCAAGAAATAA
- the rsgA gene encoding ribosome small subunit-dependent GTPase A, which yields MRIAQTHRALVISTGKNSALISVDGESGLRVAQLPRMTGERFMPVPGDVAEVRLLEDGQALVTRLEDRGFTLQRRSAGGRAKTMAANVDLLVTVTALANPPPRLVTLDQLLVFAEGANIAAAVVFTKPDLGDAGEREALVGLYRQLEYDTIVVNPKTAENLEALRELISGHRALLVGNSGVGKSTIFRALGGESVIGDVSRFGLGRQTTTAGRLYRFGTGFLIDSPGINEFGLGKIDARTLTQGFPEARETGLRCRFTDCTHLQEPGCAVREAVSDGAMAASRYASYRKMLLEPT from the coding sequence TTGCGGATAGCGCAAACGCATCGAGCGCTCGTCATTTCGACGGGAAAGAACTCCGCTCTCATCTCGGTTGATGGCGAAAGCGGTTTACGCGTAGCGCAACTGCCGCGAATGACCGGCGAGCGTTTCATGCCCGTGCCCGGCGACGTCGCCGAGGTTCGGCTTCTCGAAGACGGTCAAGCGTTGGTAACGCGTCTGGAAGATCGCGGCTTTACCCTGCAGCGGCGCAGCGCGGGCGGGCGGGCGAAGACGATGGCTGCGAACGTCGACCTGCTTGTCACCGTCACGGCCCTTGCGAATCCGCCGCCTCGGCTCGTGACGCTCGATCAGCTCCTCGTCTTTGCCGAAGGTGCGAACATTGCCGCCGCCGTCGTGTTTACCAAGCCGGACCTTGGCGATGCCGGCGAGCGCGAAGCCCTCGTCGGACTCTACCGGCAGCTCGAGTACGACACGATCGTCGTCAATCCCAAGACAGCCGAAAATCTCGAGGCTTTGCGCGAGCTTATCAGCGGACACCGCGCACTGCTCGTCGGGAACTCAGGCGTCGGCAAGAGCACGATCTTTCGCGCGCTCGGCGGAGAGTCAGTCATCGGCGACGTCTCGCGTTTTGGCTTGGGCCGTCAAACCACGACGGCGGGGCGCCTGTACCGTTTCGGTACGGGCTTTCTCATCGACAGCCCCGGAATCAACGAGTTTGGCCTGGGAAAAATCGACGCGCGAACGCTGACCCAAGGCTTTCCCGAAGCGCGCGAGACGGGGCTTCGGTGTCGCTTCACGGATTGTACGCACCTCCAGGAGCCCGGCTGTGCGGTGCGGGAGGCCGTCTCCGATGGCGCGATGGCGGCGAGCCGGTACGCCAGTTACCGCAAGATGCTCCTCGAACCAACCTAG